The stretch of DNA GCTCTACCGGTACGACACCGACGGGTCGGTGACGGAGGTGGTCGCCGACCTCGACATTCCGAACGGGATGGCGTTCGACGCCGAGCACGAGTCGTTCTACCTCACCGCCTCGGACGAGCACACGATCTACCGGTTCGACTACGACGAGACGTCCGGGGATCTCACCGGCCGGGAGACGTGGGTAGAGACGCCGCCGGACGAGGGCGCGCCGGACGGGATGACGATGGACGACGAGGGGACGATGTGGTCGGCGCGGTGGAACGCCAGCGCTCTCGTCCGGTACGGGAACGACGGCGAGGAGCTCGATCGGGTGTCGTTCCCGGCACGAAAGGTGTCGAGCGTCACGTTCGGCGGGGACGAGTACGGGACGGCGTACGTCACGACCGCCGGTGGCGACGACCGCGAAGGGGAAGGTGACGGTGCGGGTGCGCTCTTCGCCTTCGACCCGGCCGTCCGCGGTCGTCCGGAGCATCGGTCCGATATCCCGATGGAGTGAGGAGTTCCGGCGGAAACCGGGAGCTGTCCGGGCACTATCGACGATCGAGTGGCAAGAGGCCGGGACGACGACCGGGAGCGAGCCTCGGGAGCAGTGTGAGACACACCAAACGTTAATTACGGCGCTCCGCTATGCTTCGCCCATGCGTGGTGCAGTCCTCAAAGAGTACGGTGAGCCGCTCGAAATCGAACGACGGGAGACCCCTGCCATCGCCGACGACGAGGTGCTCGTCGAAACGGAGGCCTGTGGAATCTGCCGGAGTGACTGGCACGGCTGGCAGGGGGACTACGCGTGGCTCGAAGGGGGTGCAGTCACGAAAGGGAACATCTTGGGACACGAGCCGGCTGGTCGGATAATCGAGACCGGCAACGACATCGCGAGTTTCAGCGAGGGGGAGCAAGTGGTCGTGCCGTTCAACATCGTCTGCGGAAAGTGTCGAAAGTGTCGGAATGGAGACGCACACATGTGTGAAAACGTTCTCCACTACGGGTTCAACGATGCGGCCCAGCCCGGTGCGTTCTCGACGCACCTCCGCGTTCCCAACGCGGATTTCAACCTCGCGCGTGTTCCGGACGGCATCAGTGCTCACGAGATGGCTGGCCTCGGCTGTCGGTACGTGACCTCGTATCACGCCATCGCGGATCGTTCCGGGATCCAGGCGGGTGACTGGGTCGTCGTACACGGCTGTGGTGGAATCGGTCTCTCGGTGGTGGACGTGGCGACGGCGCTCGGCGGTAACGTCGTCGCCGTGGATCTGACCGACGACAAACTCTCGATGGCCGAGGAGATGGGAGCCGTCGCGACGATCAACGGTAGCGATGTCGCCGACGTACCCAGCGAGGTTCGGGACATCACGGATGGTGGCGCGCAGATCTCGGTCGACGGACTGGGCGTTCGAACGACCTGTCTGAACTCGATAAACAGCGTCGAGCCGACCGGAACCCACGTTCAGATCGGTATCACTACCTCCGAGGAGGAGGGGCGCATCGATCTCCCGATCGACTACATGCTCCACGCCGAGATCGACTGCATCACCGCGAAGGGGTTCCAGCCCCATCGGTACGACGAGATCTTCAGATTGATGCACAACGACAAGATACACCCGGACGAGCTGGTGACCAAACACGTGGGTCTGGAGGACGTAAACGACCGACTGGAAGCCATGACGGACTTCGAGACCAAAGGTGTGGAAGTCATCACCGAGTTCTGAAACCCGGACGCTCGTCCCGGTACGCGCTTCCGGAGGTATCCGAGACGTCGAGTCGGCACGGAGCGGACGGAACGAAGCCGTCTGGTGGTGATCCGAGGGAAGTCGACGGTCGACGTATCGCAGCCGAGCCGGCGGGTCGTCGCCGTCGCTCGGCTCGCTCGGATACCGGGTGTGTGGGCACGATCGACACCGGCGGTTCCGCCGAACCCGGTCGAACAGCGTGACGGTCGCAACATGTGCTCCGGCGTTCGAGACGACCGGGTGAGTTTTTACCTCCCGGCGCTCAGGTGGAGCGTATGATATCCGGACGAAACCGCCTCGCGTCGACACGGGCGCGCGAGGTGGCGCTCGACTGTGTCGAGGCCGCCATCGATGCCGCCGCACCACGGAACGCGACGCGGTCGACCGTGCGCCGTGAGGGGGAGACGCTTCACGTCGACGGCTCGACGTACGACCTGCGCAGCTACGAGGAGGTGTTCGTCGTCGGTGGCGGCAAGGCGGGCGCTGGGGTGACCCGTGCGCTGGAATCCGTTCTCGGCGAGCGAATCACGGACGGCCTCCTCGTGACCAAGTCCCCGGCGTCGCTGGAGCGAGTCCGGAACGTCGTCGGCGACCACCCGCTGCCGAGCGAGCGGAACGTCGAAGCGACGGCCGAGATGCTCGATCTGGTGAGTGCGGCCGACGAGACCACGCTCGTCCTGTTCGTCCTGACCGGCGGTGCGAGCGCCCTCCTCAGCGCCCCTGCCGGCAACGTGTCCGTGGATGATCTCCGAGACACGACGGAGGGGCTGTTGAACGCCGGCGCACCCATCGACGACACGAACGCCGTCCGGAAGCACCTCTCCGCGACGAAGGGCGGACGGGTCGCCCGCGAGGCGGGGTCTGCAACCGTCGTCGGCCTCCTGCTCTCCGACGTGGTCGGAAACGACCGTTCGACCATCGGCAGCGGACCGACCGTCCCCGACGAGACGACGTACGGCGACGCGCTCGCGGCCCTCG from Halococcus agarilyticus encodes:
- a CDS encoding SMP-30/gluconolactonase/LRE family protein; protein product: MATRIADTRCETGEGPLWHPEREMLYWCDIPNGDLFGYDPETDEYDRVLDHHEAIGGYTIQADGSLLLFTDRTAVLRWEPGADGTGAGDPEPVVDPIDGEGDTRFNDVIADPAGRVFAGTMPTADRLGSLYRYDTDGSVTEVVADLDIPNGMAFDAEHESFYLTASDEHTIYRFDYDETSGDLTGRETWVETPPDEGAPDGMTMDDEGTMWSARWNASALVRYGNDGEELDRVSFPARKVSSVTFGGDEYGTAYVTTAGGDDREGEGDGAGALFAFDPAVRGRPEHRSDIPME
- a CDS encoding alcohol dehydrogenase catalytic domain-containing protein codes for the protein MRGAVLKEYGEPLEIERRETPAIADDEVLVETEACGICRSDWHGWQGDYAWLEGGAVTKGNILGHEPAGRIIETGNDIASFSEGEQVVVPFNIVCGKCRKCRNGDAHMCENVLHYGFNDAAQPGAFSTHLRVPNADFNLARVPDGISAHEMAGLGCRYVTSYHAIADRSGIQAGDWVVVHGCGGIGLSVVDVATALGGNVVAVDLTDDKLSMAEEMGAVATINGSDVADVPSEVRDITDGGAQISVDGLGVRTTCLNSINSVEPTGTHVQIGITTSEEEGRIDLPIDYMLHAEIDCITAKGFQPHRYDEIFRLMHNDKIHPDELVTKHVGLEDVNDRLEAMTDFETKGVEVITEF
- a CDS encoding glycerate kinase type-2 family protein, which produces MISGRNRLASTRAREVALDCVEAAIDAAAPRNATRSTVRREGETLHVDGSTYDLRSYEEVFVVGGGKAGAGVTRALESVLGERITDGLLVTKSPASLERVRNVVGDHPLPSERNVEATAEMLDLVSAADETTLVLFVLTGGASALLSAPAGNVSVDDLRDTTEGLLNAGAPIDDTNAVRKHLSATKGGRVAREAGSATVVGLLLSDVVGNDRSTIGSGPTVPDETTYGDALAALDRHGVDAPATVRAHLEAGVEGEIGETPFPDDPAFERVENVLVGDNRTALDAAAETASEAGFSPLVLTSRLRGEAREVARPLLAVAEEAAAVGSPVEPPAVVVAGGECTVSVTGEGGAGGPNQELVLSAALEGLGRTTVAAVDTDGEDGSSPVAGAIADAETIADRERASERLAANDAGTCLAEAGATIETGPTGTNVNDVAVFVVPDAST